A single genomic interval of Desulfobacteraceae bacterium harbors:
- a CDS encoding YraN family protein, translating to MLNPRQQYGQKSEALAVRHLKKSGYRILEQNYRTPAGEIDIIAQDGQTLVFVEVKARRTYGYGSPKQSVTPRKQKKISMAALYYLKTRKGMSLRARFDVVAITTAGQSERIEIVKNAFELAYE from the coding sequence ATGCTGAACCCCCGCCAGCAGTACGGGCAGAAATCCGAAGCCCTTGCCGTCCGGCATTTGAAAAAGAGCGGCTACCGGATCCTGGAGCAGAATTACCGCACCCCCGCCGGCGAGATCGACATCATCGCCCAGGACGGCCAGACCCTGGTGTTTGTCGAGGTCAAGGCCCGGCGCACATACGGCTACGGGAGCCCCAAGCAGTCGGTCACCCCCCGCAAGCAGAAAAAAATATCCATGGCGGCCCTGTACTACCTCAAGACCCGCAAAGGGATGTCCTTGCGGGCCCGCTTCGACGTGGTGGCCATCACCACCGCCGGGCAGTCCGAGCGGATCGAGATCGTCAAAAATGCCTTCGAACTCGCCTACGAATGA